The following is a genomic window from Phyllobacterium zundukense.
TCGCCAGGCGAACCATTGGCGAAATCATCAGCCGGGCCGGTCGGCAGCCTGAAGGTTTCGTCACATTCCGCCAGCCTGAGATGCGGCTGTTGATTGCCATCATGCTCGATCGGAGGCACTCGAACAGGGTCTTCCAGACTACGACATTTGCAGGGCCGATCTCATCCTCGTGGTGAGAAACGGGACGCCTTTCCCCCCCTGACTTCTGGTGGACGAGAACGAGCCTGGCCGTCCTCAGCCAGCGCCCCGTCGGGCGGCCCAATGGTTCTGCGGAGGTGACAATGTTCCTCGTCTCCCGATCATCGCTCTGATCTAGGGCCGACGTCCGTCTCCCCAGATAGGATCCCGCTCATTCAGATCGGCTTGGATCAGAATGCGTTGCGCGCCGATGTAGTTTTGGCCCACGACCCAGAACGCGCCGGAGACAGAGCCTTCAACTGCTTTGTCAAAGTCGCAATCCTTCATGACGATGACCGAGCTTCCATAGCAAGCTTCTTCAAGCCCGCCGATCGGCTGATCGCCTCGTCGGTCGCCGCCCGAAAACGACACCATGCGGACCTGGCGCGCAGAGATCAAGCGGTGATCAACTCCCTGGCATGCTTCAAGTGGAGCGCTCTGAACGACGCTTGTGGGGCTCCATCGCAACCTCCTTGTTCAAGGTGTTGCGACGACCGGTTGAATTTGCCTTGCACAACTGGACAAACCCGGCATGAGCCGTCCGATTCACCCGCTAACTGACAATACGACGGGCGAACGCATCGATAACGAAGGCGACAGAAACGAGGCCATGCCAGGCGGTGGACATTTGTGAAATCGCTCACCTAGAGCCGGATCGGCGCGGGAGCCTTGAACTGGCTGTTCACGCGGTCGAGCGGGCTGGCAGCCGGCTTGTCTGGAAATGTCGAGCGGATCGGCATTGCCTCGGGTAATGCTCTGAAGACCCATCACCCTCATGAGCCGAGCGAGGGTGCATCTGGCGACGTCGAACAGGCAGAACTTTTCGTCATCGACTTGACGCCCTCCCGCAATGATCCGCGCCGAACGGGCAAACCGTCTGTCCATTTCCGAAACGATGAGTCCTTCAACACCTCATACTCGTCGATGCGAATTTGCGCGGAATCGGGTTCGATAGCCTCGATCTCTCCCGGCGCATTTGCGTGCAGGCAAAGAAAGTTGAGGCCGGGTTCGATTTGCTCAAAAAGATGTTGGTATCGCTCGGCTGCAGGTTGCCTCCTGTGCCAGGGCGTCTCAAGGGCTTTGGTTGCAAGTATTTCGCCGGCGTTAACGAGACGCTCTGCTGCACTTGTATAACTATCTTGGTCAACCGCCCCCAGATTGTGTTTAGGCCCGTATGCTGCGATCGTTGCTGGGAACACTGTGGGTAGTTTAAACTCAAGGCAGAGTGCGACATATCGGTCAACAAACTCGGGTGAAAAGACGCCACCCATATGGCCATCAACATGCGTGGGGGTCAGACCCGCCGAGAGAAAGGTCTCGATTTGAGCACGCATCTCGGCGTCGACCGCGTCTGGATGGGCATGACGCCGCAGCTCCGCTACACTCCGCCACATGAAGCCGTCGCCGTCGATGAGCCCCGATGAAGCTGAAACCTTTGTGAGAGGCCGCCATCGATAGTGGCGCTTCTCGGATGTGAGTGTGAGATGGATGCCGAGATTAAGATCTGGTTCCAGCGCGCCAGCCTCGGCGATTTCGGGAAACCATGGACACGGGACCATAACGGATCCTGAATCCACCGCTCCAAGCCGACGCAGCTCAATATAAGCTTGATTGGCGCCGTGACACATGCCAACGTCGTCGATATTGATCACCACGAAGGGAGGTTTGAACTCTCCGTTGTCGCTTTTCCCAACATTGGTCATCCTGATTATTTCCCTCCTACTCACCACTCCACCTACTTATCCGTCTGATTGAGTTCGCGTGACAGTACTTCGGTGGCTGCTTCGGCGACGGCGAGCGCGGCAACAGCGTCTGGAGCGGTTGCACCCTGTGGTGCCCCTCCCTCGGCAGCTTGAACGAAATCTTCAAGCTGGGCCCGGAGGGCATTCAGGAAGACCGCTTCTCCATCTGGGGGCCAAAAGAAGCGAGATTCGGCAAAGCCTGCGGTGCCGAAGACTTGAGTCCAGCAAGCATCCCCAAGTGGAAATCTCCGCCCTAGCGAAACGAGACCGCTGCTACCGTCTGACAAATCGCAAAGTAGATGAACAGCATCGGGATCGACTTTCACCGCTTCTGCAAATGTAGTTTTCGAGGCAGCAACGCGAAAATTGGTCGGTTCCTGGCCTGTAAGCCAGCGCATCTGATCAAATTCATGGACGCCCATGTCGACAAACGCACCGCCTCCAGTAGCTCGGAATGAAGCCGCTGGGGGTGTTTCATCCCATTGAAAGCAAGAAACGAGGTAAAGGTCACCAAGCAGCCCCGCGCGGATGTTATCTCGGAGTTGCTTCAGCTCAGGAACGAACCGTCGCCAGTATCCTATCTGCAAGTGCACTTTAAACCGTTCTGCCACCTCGGCGGCCTTGCGAGCTTCTTCGGCAGTGACGCCGCAGGGCTTTTCGCAGAGGATGGGTAAGCCGCGTGCCGCTATCTCTGCGACTGTATCCACATGCGTCTTGCTGGGGGTTGCGATAAGAACGCCATCAACTTCGCCGGAATCTATCATCTCACCGGCGGTTTCATACGTTTTAATCCCGCTGCCCGCCAAACTAAGGCGAGTAGCGGCTACCGGATCCGCGACGGCAGCGATTTCGACAAGCGAGCTTTCAGCAGCAGCACGAAGATGAACCTGACCCATTCGGCCAGCACCAATTAAACCAAGACGGAATTTGCTCATAGTTAATCCAGCGGTTAGAGTTTAATAACGGATAGGTTCAAAGCGGATCTGCCTTTGCCGCAGTCCACTCAGCCTCGCACAAGACCATGGCCTTACGACCATTCACTCTGCCAACCTGTAGGGTTAGATCCGATTGGTCGAGCTTGAGCGGCATGATGGCGCGTACTGTTGGGTATGCACCGGTGGCAGGCACGGTTGACGGTGTTTAGCATTTGAGGTCACTATTCTCGCGCCGATCCATGTCCGGCTGGAGTCCAGGAGCGAAATGTGCCATCTCGTCGCCCCCTTTAGTGGTAGACGGACGCATCGGAGTTGGGCGCGCCGGCGGCGCGCCCCAGATCAAGTTCAGTTCTTTACCTGAAACTCGGCCATATTCCCCTTCGTGACTAGCACGAAGGGGATATACAACTTTCTTTCCAATGCTTCGCCCTTGGCGAGCTTGAGTGCGGCATCAATTGAACCCTTGCCTTGGCCGACAGCGTCCTGGAACACGGTGACGTCCAAATCGCCGGCCGCCATCGCATAGAGCGCGTCATCGGTAGCATCGATGCCGCCGATGACGACCGAATCCATGGAGCGGCCTGCGGCCTTCAGCGCCTGAATGGCACCGATCGCCATTTCGTCGTTGTTGGCAATGACGGCATCGAATTCCAAACCGCTGGAAAGCCAGTTGGTCATCAGGTCGGTGCCCTGGGTGCGCTGCCAGTTGGCGGTCTGCTCCTGGACGATCTCGATGCCCTTACATTCGTCGGTGGCGAGAACGTCATGCACGTCCTTGGTGCGCATGCGGGCCGCCTCGTTCGACAACTCGCCCATCATGACAACGGCCTTGCCCTTGCCCTTCAGCAGACGGCACATCTCCTTGGTTTGCAGCGTGCCGGAATCG
Proteins encoded in this region:
- a CDS encoding sugar ABC transporter substrate-binding protein is translated as MKKFIIGSVMAVLMSTAAHAETIGASMAVFDDKFGTVLRNGMEDYAKSLDGVELQIEDALNDVAKQQSQIQNFIAAGVDAIIVQPVDTDATVVLSKLAADAGIPLVYVNRLPVNIDTLPETQAFVASNEVDSGTLQTKEMCRLLKGKGKAVVMMGELSNEAARMRTKDVHDVLATDECKGIEIVQEQTANWQRTQGTDLMTNWLSSGLEFDAVIANNDEMAIGAIQALKAAGRSMDSVVIGGIDATDDALYAMAAGDLDVTVFQDAVGQGKGSIDAALKLAKGEALERKLYIPFVLVTKGNMAEFQVKN
- a CDS encoding Gfo/Idh/MocA family protein; protein product: MSKFRLGLIGAGRMGQVHLRAAAESSLVEIAAVADPVAATRLSLAGSGIKTYETAGEMIDSGEVDGVLIATPSKTHVDTVAEIAARGLPILCEKPCGVTAEEARKAAEVAERFKVHLQIGYWRRFVPELKQLRDNIRAGLLGDLYLVSCFQWDETPPAASFRATGGGAFVDMGVHEFDQMRWLTGQEPTNFRVAASKTTFAEAVKVDPDAVHLLCDLSDGSSGLVSLGRRFPLGDACWTQVFGTAGFAESRFFWPPDGEAVFLNALRAQLEDFVQAAEGGAPQGATAPDAVAALAVAEAATEVLSRELNQTDK
- a CDS encoding aldehyde dehydrogenase family protein produces the protein MISARQVRMVSFSGGDRRGDQPIGGLEEACYGSSVIVMKDCDFDKAVEGSVSGAFWVVGQNYIGAQRILIQADLNERDPIWGDGRRP
- a CDS encoding polysaccharide deacetylase family protein; the encoded protein is MTNVGKSDNGEFKPPFVVINIDDVGMCHGANQAYIELRRLGAVDSGSVMVPCPWFPEIAEAGALEPDLNLGIHLTLTSEKRHYRWRPLTKVSASSGLIDGDGFMWRSVAELRRHAHPDAVDAEMRAQIETFLSAGLTPTHVDGHMGGVFSPEFVDRYVALCLEFKLPTVFPATIAAYGPKHNLGAVDQDSYTSAAERLVNAGEILATKALETPWHRRQPAAERYQHLFEQIEPGLNFLCLHANAPGEIEAIEPDSAQIRIDEYEVLKDSSFRKWTDGLPVRRGSLREGVKSMTKSSACSTSPDAPSLGS